A genome region from Streptomyces sp. NBC_01296 includes the following:
- a CDS encoding NTP pyrophosphohydrolase, protein MTVLIVDAANVVGSVPDGWWRDRRGAAERLRDRLAERDPAGGGEIEGIGAIEEIVLVVEGAARGVESVPGVRVDSAPGSGDDRIVELAASFAERGCVVVTADRELRERVRAYGAECVGPRTVRPAA, encoded by the coding sequence ATGACCGTGTTGATCGTGGACGCCGCGAACGTCGTCGGTTCCGTACCGGACGGCTGGTGGCGGGACCGGCGGGGCGCGGCCGAGCGGCTGCGCGACCGCCTCGCGGAGCGGGACCCGGCGGGGGGCGGGGAGATCGAGGGGATCGGCGCGATCGAGGAGATCGTCCTCGTCGTCGAGGGCGCCGCCCGGGGCGTCGAGTCCGTGCCCGGAGTACGGGTGGACTCGGCGCCGGGGAGCGGTGACGACCGGATCGTGGAGCTGGCCGCCTCCTTCGCGGAGCGCGGGTGTGTCGTGGTCACGGCGGACCGGGAACTGCGCGAGCGGGTCCGGGCGTACGGGGCGGAGTGCGTGGGGCCGCGTACCGTACGCCCGGCGGCCTGA
- a CDS encoding phosphatase domain-containing protein produces MSEDPARPVVHVMTGLPASGKTTAARALQAEAAGRMRRVNLDDLRAMLDLPDPERGRSYRHEQTVLAVQDAAVRAAVDGGFDVVVDNTHLTSHIPKRLKAAVAGRATFVVHDFTDVPVEECLRRDAARERPVGEEIIRILDDKRRNAKKGGWRLTAEWLNDQPTVEPYVADPALPSAVMCDIDGTLALTGDRSPYDFSRCGIDVLNEPVRYALDAFRRADGDTIVLLSGRGEEHRPQTEEWLQRHEVPYDELWMRPLGDTRRDDVVKAELFDAHVRHRYAVRVSLDDRDRVVAVWRRMGLPTWQVNYGDF; encoded by the coding sequence GTGTCCGAAGACCCCGCCCGCCCCGTCGTCCACGTCATGACGGGGCTGCCGGCCTCGGGGAAGACGACGGCCGCGCGCGCCCTGCAGGCCGAGGCCGCGGGCCGGATGCGCCGCGTCAACCTGGACGACCTGCGGGCCATGCTCGACCTGCCCGACCCGGAGCGCGGCCGCTCGTACCGGCACGAGCAGACCGTCCTCGCGGTCCAGGACGCGGCGGTGCGCGCGGCCGTCGACGGCGGCTTCGACGTGGTCGTCGACAACACGCACCTGACCTCGCACATCCCCAAGCGGCTCAAGGCGGCGGTCGCCGGACGGGCCACCTTCGTCGTGCACGACTTCACCGACGTGCCGGTGGAGGAGTGCCTGCGCCGGGACGCCGCCCGGGAACGGCCGGTCGGCGAGGAGATCATCCGGATACTCGACGACAAGCGCAGGAACGCCAAGAAGGGCGGCTGGCGGCTCACCGCGGAGTGGCTGAACGACCAGCCCACGGTCGAACCGTACGTGGCCGACCCGGCGCTGCCCTCGGCGGTGATGTGCGACATCGACGGGACGCTCGCGCTGACCGGCGACCGCAGCCCGTACGACTTCTCGCGCTGCGGGATCGACGTGCTCAACGAGCCGGTGCGGTACGCGCTGGACGCCTTCCGGCGCGCCGACGGCGACACCATCGTGCTGCTGTCCGGGCGCGGCGAGGAGCACCGGCCGCAGACGGAGGAATGGCTGCAGCGGCACGAGGTGCCGTACGACGAGCTGTGGATGCGCCCGCTCGGCGACACGCGCCGCGACGACGTGGTGAAGGCGGAGCTGTTCGACGCGCACGTGCGCCACCGGTACGCGGTACGGGTGTCGCTGGACGACCGGGACCGGGTGGTCGCGGTCTGGCGGCGGATGGGCTTGCCCACCTGGCAGGTCAACTACGGCGATTTCTAG
- a CDS encoding RNA ligase, with protein MGHNQAYPTLHDLLPQQELAAAIDAGHVTRKPHPELPLSIYTYTRTAQYERVWNRVTMCCRGLVADDATGAIVALPLPKFFNVGEHEEGRPYAPALPDEPFEVYDKVDGSLAVVFHYAGSWRVASKGSFISTQATWGQRYLDGRDTSALDPRVTYLAEILYPQNRIVVDYGDRRDLVLLAAYGLDGTEVRLAEAAVDWQGIGSVVTVWPAMPLAELLALAASNTLPGGEDAAGTDAEGFVLRFASGVRAKAKLSEYVRLHKLVTGVTERDIWRTHGIERFAGLPAKELAQGLNCTAADIEASGGKPLEALLQQVPDEFDAWVREVVGRLEDAAAARERAIDEAYAALAHLAGDRGAFARAAKALPDRWIRAAMFLRLDGRSTELVVWRHVRPEASDPFTTDEEN; from the coding sequence ATGGGCCACAACCAGGCCTACCCGACGCTGCACGACCTGCTGCCGCAGCAGGAGCTGGCGGCAGCCATCGACGCCGGGCACGTCACCCGCAAGCCGCACCCCGAACTGCCGCTGTCCATCTACACGTACACGCGGACGGCACAGTACGAGCGCGTGTGGAACCGGGTCACCATGTGCTGCCGCGGACTCGTCGCCGACGATGCCACCGGCGCGATCGTCGCCCTTCCGCTGCCGAAGTTCTTCAACGTCGGCGAGCACGAGGAGGGCCGGCCGTACGCACCGGCCCTGCCTGACGAGCCGTTCGAGGTGTACGACAAGGTCGACGGCAGCCTCGCGGTGGTCTTCCACTACGCCGGCAGCTGGCGCGTCGCGTCCAAGGGATCCTTCATCAGCACCCAGGCCACCTGGGGCCAGCGCTACCTCGACGGCCGCGACACCTCGGCCCTCGACCCCCGCGTGACCTACCTCGCGGAGATCCTGTACCCGCAGAACCGTATCGTCGTCGACTACGGGGACCGCCGGGACCTGGTGCTCCTCGCCGCGTACGGCCTGGACGGCACCGAGGTCCGGCTCGCCGAGGCCGCGGTCGACTGGCAGGGGATCGGATCCGTCGTCACGGTCTGGCCCGCCATGCCGCTCGCCGAACTGCTGGCGCTGGCCGCGTCGAACACCCTGCCCGGCGGCGAGGACGCGGCCGGCACCGACGCCGAGGGCTTCGTGCTGCGGTTCGCCTCCGGCGTGCGCGCGAAGGCGAAGCTGTCCGAGTACGTACGCCTGCACAAGCTGGTCACCGGAGTCACCGAGCGGGACATCTGGCGCACCCACGGCATCGAGCGCTTCGCCGGCCTTCCCGCCAAGGAGCTGGCGCAGGGCCTGAACTGCACCGCCGCCGACATCGAGGCCTCGGGCGGCAAGCCGCTCGAAGCGCTGCTGCAGCAGGTGCCCGACGAGTTCGACGCCTGGGTGCGCGAGGTGGTCGGCCGCCTCGAGGACGCGGCGGCCGCGCGCGAGCGCGCCATCGACGAGGCGTACGCGGCGCTCGCCCACCTGGCGGGCGACCGGGGCGCGTTCGCGCGCGCCGCCAAGGCCCTGCCCGACCGCTGGATCCGCGCCGCGATGTTCCTGCGGCTGGACGGCCGGTCCACCGAGCTCGTCGTATGGCGGCACGTGCGGCCGGAGGCGTCCGACCCTTTCACGACCGATGAGGAGAACTGA
- a CDS encoding epimerase, whose product MNVILFGGTGMLGRGVLRECLRDDTVTAVLSVGRTPLGVSHPKLRERIQDDPSDLSAPDLDLASYDACFFCLGVSAVGMKEQDYRRITHGLTLAAARTLAAANPRLTFAYVSGEGTDSTEQSRTMWARVKGETENDLLQLPFQAYMFRPGLVQPVRGMPSKTLLYRAAYLVTAPLFPLLRRFAPNLVTTTEALGRAMINVARPGADVRTRILRPQDINRLAQSPPDQR is encoded by the coding sequence GTGAACGTCATCCTCTTCGGCGGAACCGGAATGCTCGGCCGGGGTGTTCTGCGTGAGTGCCTGCGCGACGACACCGTCACGGCCGTCCTGTCCGTCGGCCGCACCCCGCTCGGCGTCTCCCACCCCAAGCTGCGCGAGCGCATCCAGGACGACCCGTCAGACCTCAGCGCACCGGACCTGGACCTGGCCTCGTACGACGCCTGCTTCTTCTGCCTCGGCGTCTCCGCCGTCGGCATGAAGGAGCAGGACTACCGCCGCATCACCCACGGCCTCACCCTCGCCGCGGCCCGTACGCTCGCCGCCGCCAACCCCCGGCTGACCTTCGCCTACGTCTCCGGGGAGGGCACGGACAGCACCGAGCAGAGCCGCACCATGTGGGCCCGCGTCAAGGGGGAGACGGAGAACGACCTGCTCCAGCTGCCGTTCCAGGCCTACATGTTCCGCCCCGGCCTCGTGCAGCCCGTACGCGGCATGCCCTCCAAGACCCTCCTCTACCGGGCCGCCTACCTGGTCACCGCGCCGCTCTTCCCGCTGCTCCGCCGCTTCGCGCCGAACCTCGTCACCACCACCGAGGCGCTGGGCCGCGCGATGATCAACGTCGCGAGGCCCGGAGCCGACGTCCGCACCCGCATCCTGCGGCCCCAGGACATCAACCGCCTCGCCCAGAGCCCTCCGGACCAGCGATAA
- a CDS encoding VOC family protein produces the protein MAYTFQVTIDSADPHPLADWWADALGWEVEQTDAEFIRKMVAEGHATEDDTATHRGALVWKVGAAIRHPEGIERAPRVLFQLVPEPKTAKNRVHLDVRTGSDNPQEVVGRLLAKGARHLHEGRQGPYTWTTLADPEGNELCVSH, from the coding sequence ATGGCATACACGTTCCAGGTGACCATCGATTCCGCCGACCCGCACCCCCTCGCCGACTGGTGGGCCGACGCCCTCGGCTGGGAAGTGGAGCAGACCGACGCAGAGTTCATCCGCAAGATGGTCGCCGAAGGCCACGCCACCGAGGACGACACCGCCACCCACCGGGGAGCCCTCGTCTGGAAGGTCGGCGCCGCCATCCGCCACCCCGAGGGGATCGAGCGCGCGCCCCGCGTCCTCTTCCAGCTCGTCCCCGAGCCGAAGACGGCCAAGAACCGGGTCCACCTGGACGTCCGCACCGGCTCCGACAACCCGCAGGAGGTCGTCGGGCGACTGCTCGCCAAGGGCGCCCGGCACCTGCACGAGGGCCGCCAGGGCCCCTACACGTGGACCACACTCGCCGATCCGGAAGGCAACGAGCTCTGCGTCTCGCACTGA
- a CDS encoding response regulator transcription factor translates to MEFGRVGRVVVADDEPVVRRGLRTSVESTGAFHVVAEAADGHEAVEAVRAHLPDILLLDIHMPRMDGLEATAALRAPDSGAAAHIVVTTGLGLDADVERALALGADAFLPKDAPREELLAALRAVQEGDAALSPPVLRSVLDGLRTPAAAQRREARERLEVLSAREAEVLGLVAEGLANRAIGERLQLTRDAVKDLVGRMLAELDAANRLQLALLAHTAGPEGEGPPR, encoded by the coding sequence ATGGAATTCGGCCGCGTGGGGCGGGTGGTCGTCGCCGACGACGAGCCCGTGGTCCGCAGGGGGCTGCGGACGTCCGTCGAGTCGACCGGCGCGTTCCACGTGGTCGCCGAGGCCGCCGACGGGCACGAGGCCGTCGAGGCCGTACGGGCGCACCTGCCGGACATCCTGCTGCTGGACATCCACATGCCGCGGATGGACGGGCTGGAGGCGACGGCGGCGCTGCGCGCACCGGATTCCGGTGCCGCCGCGCACATCGTCGTCACGACCGGCCTCGGGCTCGACGCGGACGTGGAGCGGGCCCTGGCCCTCGGCGCGGACGCCTTCCTCCCCAAGGACGCCCCGCGCGAGGAACTGCTCGCCGCCCTGCGCGCGGTGCAGGAGGGCGATGCCGCGCTGTCCCCGCCGGTGCTGCGAAGCGTCCTGGACGGCCTGCGCACCCCGGCCGCGGCGCAGCGCCGGGAGGCGCGGGAGCGGCTGGAGGTCCTTTCGGCGCGGGAGGCCGAGGTACTGGGCCTGGTCGCCGAGGGGCTGGCGAACCGGGCGATCGGCGAGCGGCTGCAGTTGACGCGGGACGCGGTGAAGGACCTGGTCGGCCGGATGCTGGCCGAGCTGGACGCCGCGAACCGGCTTCAGCTCGCCCTCCTGGCCCATACCGCCGGCCCGGAGGGGGAAGGTCCGCCGCGGTGA
- a CDS encoding YoaK family protein, producing the protein MRAAARRGFLRPLAALLFPPGPQGGSGPHGVLPTLLVALTFVSGVVDAVSFLGLDHVFVANMTGNVVFLGFALAGDRELSATASLLALAAFLAGATAAGRLRRGREPVRMFAPLVAVQAVLVAGALALTAGGGGPLPVVGLLALGMGLQNAVVLRLGVPDLTTTVVTRTLTGLAAEPWDRTAVRRLVSVAVLFCGALAGGLLTLHHGSHWALALAVALLLWIAAAGAVTAAERAGPEAP; encoded by the coding sequence GTGAGGGCCGCCGCCCGGCGCGGGTTCCTGCGGCCGCTGGCCGCGCTGCTGTTCCCGCCGGGGCCGCAGGGCGGGAGCGGGCCGCACGGGGTGCTGCCGACGCTGTTGGTCGCGCTGACCTTCGTGAGCGGGGTGGTCGACGCGGTGAGCTTCCTCGGGCTCGACCACGTCTTCGTCGCCAACATGACCGGCAACGTGGTCTTCCTCGGCTTCGCGCTCGCCGGGGACCGCGAACTGTCGGCCACGGCCTCCCTGCTGGCGCTCGCCGCCTTCCTGGCCGGTGCGACGGCCGCCGGGCGGCTGCGCCGCGGCCGGGAGCCGGTGCGGATGTTCGCGCCGCTGGTGGCGGTGCAGGCCGTACTGGTGGCCGGGGCGCTCGCGCTGACGGCGGGCGGGGGCGGGCCGCTGCCGGTCGTGGGGCTGCTCGCGCTCGGCATGGGCCTGCAGAACGCCGTCGTGCTCCGGCTGGGCGTGCCCGACCTGACGACCACCGTCGTCACCCGGACGCTGACGGGCCTGGCCGCCGAGCCGTGGGACCGCACCGCCGTACGCCGGCTCGTGTCGGTGGCGGTGCTGTTCTGCGGGGCCCTGGCGGGCGGGCTGCTGACGCTCCACCACGGATCCCACTGGGCGCTGGCGCTGGCGGTGGCCCTGCTCCTGTGGATCGCGGCGGCGGGCGCCGTGACAGCCGCCGAGCGGGCCGGCCCCGAGGCCCCTTAG
- a CDS encoding tellurite resistance/C4-dicarboxylate transporter family protein, whose product MNQVFPLPGRRWWTGLPPAAGAPVMAAGILSVGLHLIGSDVLSLAALVVAAALWLVLAADFTARLVGDRGRFRAEADTPAALTAVAATTVLGCRFSLLGWQGLAAALLVLATALWPWLLLAVLLHWKRRMPGAAFLVCVATQGLAVLAAILAAAVHRDWLARAALGAFCLGLLLYAVALVHFDFREVVRGAGDHWVAGGALAISALAGSKLTASPVWTGSVHTALRTVTLVTLALSLGWYVLLLAAELHQWRPRYDIRRWATVFPLGMTATACLSAADPTGVGWLSPLGEVLLWIAVGAWLLTFAALVADRSGARQG is encoded by the coding sequence GTGAACCAGGTGTTCCCCCTGCCCGGCCGCCGATGGTGGACGGGGCTGCCCCCGGCCGCGGGCGCCCCCGTCATGGCCGCCGGCATCCTCTCCGTCGGGCTGCACCTGATCGGGTCCGACGTGCTGTCCCTGGCGGCGCTGGTCGTCGCCGCCGCGCTGTGGCTCGTACTCGCCGCCGATTTCACCGCCCGGCTCGTGGGCGACCGGGGCCGCTTCCGGGCCGAGGCGGACACCCCGGCAGCCCTGACGGCCGTGGCCGCCACGACCGTGCTCGGCTGCCGGTTCTCCCTGCTGGGGTGGCAGGGCCTCGCCGCCGCCCTGCTGGTGCTGGCGACTGCGCTGTGGCCCTGGCTGCTGCTCGCCGTCCTCCTGCACTGGAAGCGGCGGATGCCGGGGGCCGCGTTCCTCGTCTGCGTGGCCACCCAGGGGCTCGCCGTCCTGGCGGCGATCCTGGCCGCCGCCGTCCACCGCGACTGGCTCGCCCGGGCCGCGCTGGGGGCCTTCTGCCTCGGCCTGCTGCTGTACGCGGTGGCCCTCGTCCACTTCGACTTCCGCGAGGTGGTGCGGGGCGCGGGCGACCACTGGGTGGCCGGCGGCGCACTGGCCATCTCGGCGCTGGCGGGATCGAAGCTCACGGCCTCACCCGTATGGACCGGTTCGGTGCACACGGCGCTGCGTACGGTCACGCTGGTGACACTCGCCCTGTCCCTCGGCTGGTACGTGCTCCTCCTCGCCGCCGAGCTGCACCAGTGGCGGCCGCGCTACGACATCCGGCGCTGGGCGACCGTCTTCCCGCTCGGAATGACGGCCACCGCCTGCCTCTCCGCGGCCGACCCCACCGGGGTGGGATGGCTGAGCCCGCTGGGCGAGGTCCTGCTCTGGATCGCCGTGGGCGCATGGCTGCTGACCTTCGCCGCCCTCGTCGCCGACCGCTCCGGCGCGCGGCAAGGCTAA
- a CDS encoding SDR family NAD(P)-dependent oxidoreductase, producing the protein MGQLDGKVAVITGGSAGIGLATAHRFVREGARVFVSGRREAELTSAVEELGSGAVGVPGDVTKAADLDRLFAAVAAEGRAIDVLVANAGGGKAGGVAEFTEEQFDTVSDLNFRGTFFTVQRALPLFGERGSVILLGSTAGSAGSTRFGIYGATKAAVRSMARSLALELAGRGIRVNALSPGPIDTPALSRAPAAILEEVTSGVPMGRTGRPEEVAAAALFLASEESSYITGIELFVDGGAAQV; encoded by the coding sequence ATGGGACAGCTCGACGGCAAGGTCGCGGTGATCACGGGCGGGTCGGCCGGCATCGGACTGGCGACGGCGCACCGGTTCGTACGGGAGGGTGCCCGGGTGTTCGTCTCGGGGCGCCGTGAGGCCGAACTCACCTCGGCGGTGGAGGAGTTGGGGAGCGGAGCCGTCGGGGTGCCGGGTGACGTCACCAAGGCGGCTGACCTCGACCGGCTGTTCGCGGCGGTCGCGGCCGAAGGCCGGGCGATCGACGTCCTGGTGGCCAACGCGGGCGGCGGGAAGGCGGGCGGCGTCGCCGAGTTCACGGAGGAGCAGTTCGACACCGTCTCGGACCTGAACTTCCGCGGGACCTTCTTCACGGTGCAGCGGGCGCTGCCGCTGTTCGGGGAGCGCGGTTCGGTCATCCTGCTCGGCTCGACGGCAGGCTCGGCGGGGTCCACCCGGTTCGGCATCTACGGAGCCACGAAGGCGGCCGTCCGTTCGATGGCGCGCAGCCTGGCGCTGGAGCTCGCGGGGCGCGGGATCCGGGTGAACGCGCTCAGCCCCGGTCCGATCGACACTCCCGCGCTGTCCCGGGCTCCCGCCGCCATCCTGGAGGAGGTGACGTCCGGGGTGCCGATGGGGCGGACCGGCCGTCCGGAGGAAGTGGCCGCGGCGGCGCTGTTCCTCGCCTCGGAGGAGAGCAGCTACATCACCGGCATCGAACTGTTCGTGGACGGCGGAGCCGCCCAGGTCTGA
- a CDS encoding VOC family protein — protein sequence MVEISTREVFGAPCWVSLMARDLQGTQQFYGAVLGWKFRPARLGEGWTVAELDGLPVAGIGTLTADLAVAVAWTPYFAVDDADVVADRVRERSGTVAVGPVSFPSGGRGALVADRDGAVFGIWAGGVSADWRVGHGPAPAWLELRTRDAFEAAIFYGEVLEWATGRPGCCEVSYENDQVVLRQAGEPVARLDGGITEAAAHAPETRPRWHVYFRVPDLDEAIEAATAAGGTTLSTVVSSATDRWVTLRDPEGAMFTVTAAREEPGTG from the coding sequence ATGGTGGAGATTTCTACGAGGGAGGTCTTCGGCGCCCCCTGCTGGGTCAGCCTGATGGCCCGAGATCTCCAGGGAACCCAGCAGTTCTACGGTGCGGTCCTCGGCTGGAAATTCCGGCCCGCGCGGCTCGGCGAGGGGTGGACGGTCGCCGAGCTGGACGGGCTGCCGGTCGCCGGGATCGGGACGCTGACCGCGGACCTGGCGGTCGCCGTGGCGTGGACCCCGTACTTCGCGGTCGACGACGCCGATGTGGTCGCGGACCGCGTCCGCGAGCGCAGCGGCACCGTCGCCGTCGGTCCGGTCTCCTTCCCCTCCGGCGGCCGCGGCGCGCTCGTCGCCGACCGGGACGGCGCGGTCTTCGGCATCTGGGCCGGCGGGGTGTCGGCCGACTGGCGCGTGGGCCACGGCCCGGCGCCCGCCTGGCTGGAGCTGCGGACGAGGGACGCCTTCGAGGCGGCGATCTTCTACGGCGAGGTACTGGAATGGGCCACCGGCCGTCCCGGCTGCTGCGAGGTCTCGTACGAGAACGACCAGGTCGTCCTGCGGCAGGCGGGCGAGCCCGTCGCCCGCCTCGACGGCGGGATCACCGAGGCCGCTGCGCACGCACCGGAGACCAGGCCCCGCTGGCACGTCTACTTCCGCGTCCCGGACCTCGACGAGGCCATCGAGGCGGCCACCGCCGCCGGCGGGACCACCCTGTCGACCGTCGTCTCGAGCGCCACCGACCGCTGGGTCACCCTGCGCGACCCCGAGGGGGCGATGTTCACCGTCACGGCCGCCCGCGAGGAGCCCGGGACGGGCTGA
- a CDS encoding carboxylate-amine ligase has protein sequence MITIGVEEEYVLLDPVTHLPVARAEEVRAAAGLVSWVGEGEVQNELLQAQVEVATPICTDLDEVAGHLLRLRHAVGSAAEEYGCRLASSAAAPLRDTVPVPVTQTARYLKMRDEACRLVDEQLINGMHVHVAVPDREMGVAALNRLRVWLPTLLAMSSNSPLWDGCDTGFASWRTIVFGRWPVSGPTPFFRTLADYEERIEALLDAGLIADRGQLYWQARLSERYPTLEVRCLDVQLDASDAVLLTGIVRALVSTAIAEEKAGMAPPECSHELLQAAMWHAARHGLDGTLMDPQGHRRSAGDVLWLLMRYITPALEEAGDQREVGSLLHRLLQQGTPADRQRRALADGGMAALADLITGQGAVTGG, from the coding sequence ATGATCACGATCGGGGTTGAGGAAGAGTACGTCCTGCTGGATCCCGTCACCCATCTGCCCGTGGCCCGGGCGGAGGAGGTGCGGGCAGCGGCGGGTCTCGTGTCATGGGTGGGCGAGGGCGAGGTGCAGAACGAGCTGCTCCAGGCCCAGGTCGAGGTCGCCACACCCATCTGCACGGACCTGGACGAGGTCGCGGGCCACCTGCTGCGGCTGCGACACGCGGTCGGCTCCGCCGCCGAGGAGTACGGCTGCCGCCTCGCCAGCTCCGCCGCGGCGCCCCTGCGCGACACGGTGCCGGTCCCGGTCACCCAGACCGCGCGGTACCTCAAGATGCGGGACGAGGCCTGCCGGCTGGTCGACGAGCAGCTGATCAACGGCATGCACGTGCACGTGGCGGTGCCCGACCGGGAGATGGGCGTGGCGGCCCTGAACCGGCTGCGCGTCTGGCTTCCGACGCTGCTGGCCATGTCGTCGAACTCGCCGTTGTGGGACGGGTGCGACACCGGATTCGCGAGCTGGCGCACGATCGTCTTCGGCCGCTGGCCGGTCAGCGGCCCGACACCCTTCTTCCGTACGCTCGCCGACTACGAGGAGCGCATCGAGGCGCTGCTGGACGCGGGCCTGATCGCCGACCGGGGCCAGCTCTACTGGCAGGCCAGGCTGTCCGAGCGCTACCCCACGCTGGAGGTGCGGTGCCTGGACGTGCAGCTGGACGCCAGCGACGCGGTGCTGCTCACCGGGATCGTGCGTGCGCTGGTCAGCACCGCGATCGCCGAGGAGAAGGCCGGAATGGCGCCCCCCGAGTGCTCGCACGAGCTGCTCCAGGCGGCCATGTGGCACGCGGCCCGGCACGGCTTGGACGGCACCCTCATGGACCCGCAGGGCCACCGGCGCAGCGCCGGCGACGTGCTGTGGCTGCTGATGCGGTACATCACGCCCGCCCTGGAGGAGGCCGGGGACCAGCGCGAGGTGGGCTCCCTGCTGCACCGGCTCCTGCAGCAGGGCACGCCCGCGGACCGGCAGCGCCGGGCCCTCGCGGACGGGGGCATGGCGGCCCTCGCCGACCTGATCACCGGGCAGGGCGCCGTGACCGGGGGCTGA
- a CDS encoding AI-2E family transporter, translating to MTRRSAGRPESRPAGARTERPRTQGPRGRVAARRARARGRRPGGRPAVRPYVPSVVSPPLRTAAAYSWRLLVVGAVVYTVFIVLGRFHEVGVAVFLGLVATALLRPVADLLARWIPRSLAVACALVGSIVLGLGALAFVGETVAAEWNSLVAEFRAGLDRLEPLLERPPLRLSPHALGDLRDKIGVYLSSHRATLLSTAVTGAGRLVAALTVVALSLFCSVFFIYSGDRQWRWLCSQFPQGAQQRISVAGRAAWRTFTGYTHGIVLVAATNAILVGIALYALGVPLAVPLALLEFFAAFVPLIGSPVALAVAVVVALAAKGPLVAALVVCLIVIIGQIEGHVLHPMLMSWAVQLHPVVVALSVVAGAIAAGVLGAVVAVPLVSVVWSVRQALRSPEAGL from the coding sequence ATGACCAGGCGATCCGCAGGGCGGCCGGAGTCCCGCCCGGCCGGGGCGCGTACGGAGAGGCCGCGTACGCAGGGCCCGCGCGGCCGGGTGGCGGCGCGCCGCGCCCGTGCCCGCGGCCGCCGCCCGGGCGGGAGGCCCGCCGTCAGGCCGTACGTGCCCTCGGTTGTGTCGCCCCCGCTGCGGACGGCCGCGGCCTACTCCTGGCGGCTGCTGGTGGTGGGCGCGGTCGTGTACACGGTGTTCATCGTGCTGGGGCGGTTCCACGAGGTCGGCGTGGCCGTCTTCCTCGGCCTGGTCGCCACCGCGCTGCTGCGCCCGGTGGCCGATCTGCTGGCCCGGTGGATTCCCCGCTCCCTCGCCGTGGCCTGCGCACTCGTCGGCAGCATCGTGCTCGGGCTGGGCGCGCTCGCGTTCGTCGGCGAGACGGTGGCGGCGGAGTGGAACTCGCTGGTGGCGGAGTTCCGGGCGGGGCTGGACCGGCTCGAGCCCCTGCTGGAGCGGCCGCCCCTGCGGCTGAGCCCCCATGCGCTGGGCGATCTGCGGGACAAGATCGGCGTGTACCTCTCCAGCCATCGCGCGACCCTGCTCAGCACGGCCGTGACCGGCGCCGGGCGGCTGGTGGCGGCCCTGACCGTGGTGGCCCTGTCACTGTTCTGCTCGGTCTTCTTCATCTACTCGGGTGACAGGCAGTGGCGCTGGCTGTGCTCCCAGTTCCCGCAGGGCGCGCAGCAGCGGATCTCGGTCGCCGGGCGGGCCGCGTGGCGCACGTTCACCGGGTACACCCACGGCATCGTGCTCGTCGCCGCGACCAACGCGATCCTGGTGGGGATCGCGCTCTACGCCTTGGGCGTGCCGCTGGCGGTGCCGCTCGCGCTGCTGGAGTTCTTCGCCGCGTTCGTCCCGCTGATCGGCTCGCCGGTGGCCCTCGCGGTGGCCGTCGTGGTCGCACTGGCCGCCAAGGGGCCACTGGTCGCGGCGCTGGTGGTCTGTCTGATCGTGATCATCGGGCAGATCGAGGGGCATGTGCTGCACCCGATGCTGATGAGCTGGGCGGTGCAGCTGCATCCGGTGGTCGTGGCCCTGTCGGTGGTCGCGGGGGCCATCGCCGCGGGCGTGCTGGGCGCGGTGGTCGCGGTACCGCTGGTCTCGGTCGTCTGGTCGGTGCGCCAGGCCCTGCGCTCCCCGGAGGCAGGGCTCTGA